Proteins encoded in a region of the Diabrotica virgifera virgifera chromosome 4, PGI_DIABVI_V3a genome:
- the LOC126884003 gene encoding growth arrest and DNA damage-inducible protein GADD45 gamma-like, with translation MCVETENQKSEMFNRTKLSRAMHAMLTQAKSNSRLICGLLPTITHLESSPEDVIFCLLPQTRPGDASAHMQTVLLQAFCYENYIPVIQVDSSEKLADYCGETYSENQTNCTCAIVTRDFSLPSTPEDEIPMSPTEKMLADFYDFTLEQSTKPIIELPS, from the exons ATGTGTGTGGAAACTGAAAACCAAAAATCTGAAATGTTCAACAG AACTAAACTAAGTCGTGCTATGCACGCCATGCTAACCCAAGCAAAATCAAACAGTCGGCTCATTTGTGGACTTCTTCCTACCATAACTCACCTTGAAAGTTCACCTGAAGATGTAATATTTTGCCTACTTCCTCAAACCAGACCAGGCGATGCCAGTGCCCATATGCAGACAGTATTGTTACAGGCCTTTTGTTATGAAAACTACATACCAGTCATTCAG GTGGACAGCAGTGAAAAATTAGCTGACTATTGTGGCGAAACCTACTCAGAAAACCAAACCAATTGCACTTGTGCCATAGTAACCAGAGACTTTAGTTTGCCATCTACTCCAGAGGATGAGATTCCTATGTCACCCACAGAGAAGATGTTAGcagatttttatgattttaccTTGGAGCAGTCAACAAAACCAATTATTGAATTGCCCAGTTGA